gtGTTGCGAGTAATGCGGCCAACCTCATCTCTGGCTTCATCAAGAACCACTGCCACCTCCTCGTCTTCGTCAACGAAGAAACTCCCACCGTTGTCAAGAAACAggaaacccgtgagtggtttcaTATCAACACTTAGGAACAGCTTGTTCCACGACACTGCATCGGGCTCGATCTTGCTACTACTAATCCAAATCTTGACCGTGTATGGAGGCAAACCTTGTTTCTGAAATAACACAGCAAGCTTCTCTTCTCCAACACTAGAGAGGGTCACTATGTCTCCGAAGGAGTGAAAAGGCAGAGGCAGACGCGGCCCAAACCTCTCTtttgtaaaatcaaaacaaagtaAGAAATCACGGAGATCTGATATCTCTGTTCCTGGAGCTACATCGACAAGCTTCTCTTCAGCAAACCAGCAAGTGTTGCCCTTTAGAGACACGCCACGTTGATAAAACTCTATACTCCAGTCAGGGTTGACATCAACAACAACTTTCCACGAGTTAGAGTTACAACTGTAGAGTTAACGAGCTTACCTATACGCTCTAAAGAAGATGGAGTGAGGAGATCGACGTTCATTAAATAAACCTTATAGTCCAGCAGCATCACCACCTTCCTCCACTGATTCTTACCGATCGAGGTGCTTCTTTATAAACCCCTCATCTTTGGTTAAAGTGTTCCACTTTTTACAAGCAAATCGTACTCTTCCTAGAGATGTCACCGGAAGCCAAGAGAGCACCTCCTCTGCCACATCCCTTGGAAGGTCCTATATCATCGTCGCTTTTGTTTCAATGATCTGATCTCTATTTGTAAATAACCTtcaaaatttagggtttatctaCCTATATATAGACATATCTACATCATATAAAATATGTCATGtactttttttggtttttttttagtaatttatctttttataatgCTCCTAGTCCATTGATATTCCCAGGTTGCACCAATATTTCTACTTATCCTGCTATTCCATTAAGACTTATCCAGCAAGttattgttgttttgtttttggattgTGTCCATCTTTACGTATAAACCTATGTTAATCTGTTAACTAAAGAATAGTTATTGACGTAATTTCAGCTGAATTTATCATCATGCTACTACAAAATATATCATGCAAAAGGTTATTTGTCCTCATATTAGGATTCATATCATTATGTAAGTGAACAAACTCGGATACAGTCTAGGACTGTTGGGTTAATATTGCACAAGCAAGCTACAACCGAACTGACTCTTTATGATATCATTCTACTGATTTTGTGTGAACCTCGGAGAGAAATACTTCGACTATATCATGATATACAATAAGCAATAAATAAATGAGACAAGTACTTTTTACGTAGAAAAACTTTTTTGCGAGAcaaaaaatttagggtttatcttttatatatatatatagacagcTAACTACACCATATAAGTACAGTCGtgtacatttttttgtttttgtttttggtaattTACCTATTTTATAATGGTCCTAGTCCATTGCGATTCCTAGGCTGGACCAATATTTCTACTTATCCTGCTACTTCCGTTAAGACTTATCCGGCaagttattgtgtttttttttctttatgtatAACGAAGTTGCTTGTCGCATGCGCATTAATAATAAAACTGCGCAACGgtgcaagttttttttttcatttatttttatataaatattttgttttcaattctaaattgatatattttataatacacatgtgtctatcaatttttaaaacaaaataagtttattgtatattttttttcattgaatagattgtttcaaactttcacatgtatatgtatcttcttctatatatatatttttggattattatttcattattaaaatcgaaactatatatataaaaattaataaaatattgttttattgtcaattcaaagatattgtaacatttcacgaattcagaaagtttttaaaaaattaaacttttcgcttcatagatttatattatcgagtaaataattaaacacttagtttttgtttaatttttaaaataaactatatagtttaaattttttttcattggtttaaagtagtaaagattaatcattgttagataatatgatttttgttatttaaaaaaaatatttataattttaaaagttaacatcgacaaatatttaaatatttagcatatagaggtatagtattacaacattaaattatatctgtttaatttttactatctataaatccaatgaatcatctattgtttaaatccaattattgatagcccaataaaaatttccggtaggcccaaaatttaaatgataatattagatattaaatgtaacatgactttctataAATAGGtcgtctatttttttaaaaaatcacatatgaatcaaggttgtgacttatgttttaatatataagattagaaGAATATATTACTTTTCAAAACCAAATTTTGCGAAGGCAGGAGTTGCTAGTCAAGAGTGGCCTTCCTGAGTTATGTGTGATGTGGTGACTCGTTTTTTCCGGAAATCCAAACATTGTAAATAGTTTCTCAACCTGAATTGAACTCAGGTTGCCTAGGTACCAGGGCAACTCAACCTTGGTTGCAATTTAGTTTTCTTACCACTCATGAGACGTTCTTGAATTTGCTGGACAGCGGCTGATTGATGTCTGTGTGGAGAACGCTGAGGAGTTCCTGAAGTCTAATTTTGGCAAAGAGGTCATATATGAGGTATTGAGTTTTGACTTCTagcattttttgttgttgtattagTTTTACTCCTGTTATAAAAACGATAGGAGAGAGTTAAATGCTTATGGTAGTCGGACAACAAAATAATTGATATAACCATGTAACTCATAGATACTTGTATGCTCTGATCTACCCTCCACAACAGATGCTAGTTTCCAGATGTCTCATTCTGTAATGTTATGCTTCTCTTTCTCTCAGCTATTCTCGTTTTGTTGATCCTCATTTTCACGTTTATTCATATCATGTTCCAGTGGGAGGCTGTGATGGTATTCTTTTCCCAACTCTGAGCGAGAAGCTGCGTGAGCTCTACGAAACCATTGCCTCTGTAGCAGCAAAGGTCAGAGAAGACTTCACAGCACCTGGAAGACTTTCACTCAAGCCGAACAATAAGAAGGATGGTCTTCCCCTACTTTTGCTTCCACTCTTTTCAAGAAGGCCTTGTCTGGAAAATGTCGGTCGTTGGCTCAAGGACACTGGTTAGCCTAATCACACCTCTCATATATCCGTTTATCTGCAAACAAGAAAGTCTTTGAAACCTGAATCTGTGTTCTATCTcctctttttttcctttgtgcAGTCCTTAAAAACCTCTGTTACTATGTTTTAATTTGATATCATTTTTCCTTATAGTTGGCTGAATTCTAATTATTCAACTCACTTGGATCCTCCAGGCTCTAATCCTAATCATTTTTGCTTCCAAGAGCAATGACCGTCACACACCAATTTACAAAAACATGCTGAAATTAACTTTTAATCACCCATTTCTAATCACAGCCACTCTCTTAGCATCATCAATCATACATATACACTATGTAAATGCATATGTATCACATCTTGGTTGTTGAAGTTGAAAACATTGATGTGTGTATGAGTTATTACTTATTAGAGGTTAAAGAAGAATTAAATTAACAAGGGTGAAAGAAGAGACAGAGAGCAGATATATCATCCATGGCTATGCTTCTTCTCTTCTTACGCCAAAGCATCATAGCTTTCTTTACCAATCTCTCTGCGCTCTTTCTTCTGTCTTTCACTCCTCTTGCTATCTCCACTGCTTCATCATTTGTCATCACATCCCACAtctatatacacacacacatacatgattataaatttatatgtgtgttttatcttgcttttgattcaaaactgattatattgatatatattaccCCATCGGTTGCCAAGATGAGAAACTGGTCCTTGCTGGTTATCTTTCTGTATGTCACTTCCGGTTCAGAGACTAAACCAAAGTCTTTAAGGCAGTAATCTCCAAACGCTCTTGAGACAGCTAAACCAAGCGATCTGCCATTTGGCATGCCCACCCGGTACACTCCCGGTTCATCATCTAGGCAAAACAACCGTCCATCCGATTGTTTTATCCGTTCTGCTTCCTCTGTTTAACCGGGTAGTAATACATACCAGTTGATAATTCCAGTTTTAGTATAATCTTTCCAACTAATTGTGAAAAGGCTTTTAGGGATATACCGGGAATGTTCGGTTTAAAGTCTACTGATAGCTGAACCGGCACTAAACCGACTCCATCATCAGAAGTTGTTGCTATTACTGCTCTTGAGTCACCCGCATTTGCTACAACAAGATGATCACCCTTCAAAtgcaaaaaaatcaaacttcaACGCTTAGCATCCTTTCTATGTAAATTTCTATTATATCATTTGGTTTTTTATGATGTACCTGCAAGATGGCGGTGAGAGCGGTGCAGCCACTGCAGTAAGAATCAATGGATGGATGGATCTTGAGATCAAGATCGATGATAGAAAATGTTTTCATGCAAGGTTGCTTCCAAAGATCAAACGGAGAGAAACATTCCGGTGAAGATGATAAGGATGCAAGAGTTTGTTGCCACTGGCAAAGCAGTGAAGCTGGAAATAACTTTTTTACTCTTTTGGTTATCTTATGTCCCCATGGTCCATGTCCATCGAACATCCCACAAAATGTTATGTCTTCTTGGCTTCCAAAACCCTATATATTATGCATAGACAAATTCATAAAACATATGATGTTGTAATTTCTCAcctgtcatatatactttagctacTAAGTTATAGACATCATAACTATATAATCATCGGTTACATGGAAgaagaaattacctaatatatatgtatatttatgtaAAGTGTACCTCCCAAACAATGGCACGATCTTGGTTTATTCCTTTCTCACCTCTATTAGTACAAATAGAGGTAAATCTCTTGGAAGTTTCGGAGCTAACAAAGCCCGATGAACCTAGGAAAGTCGAGTTCTTCTTGGAATATTTCATCATCGATTTTGCGATCTCTTTAcctccatcttcatcttcagaTAGATATTTTCCTTTCTTCATCGATACACTTCTTGCCAAACCGTCCAAAAATGCAGGCAAAAGCACCATTCAATTCTCTAGTGCTCTAACGATCCTACAagtaatgatatatatatatatatattaactctaTGTATAATGAATTATGACAAGTGATAAGATAAATTaggtatatataaaaacatgatTGTTGCAGCTTCTCAAGATGCAGAAGAACAAAGGTTTTGTTAGTAAATTACACAATCTCCGGTGAATATTCTTGGTCGTAGTTTCTCTATTGAATACTTTTACTTTTGCCGGATTTAACTATTTATAAGCTGGTGAATCGTCTCTGTGACTCATCATCTTTGTCTTTCTCTCCTTCGACTATTCTAAGCcttattattttatacatatacacTGAATATACATGTCGATGAGGAGACGTATATGTTAAGCATAAAGTTGACGCCAATTTTTTTATACAGCTGAAGGCTATACCAATATAACAAAGATAAATTtcttatgatatttattttaagtttttgtcacgaAAATATCTTTCAATGAAgtaaatgaccaaaataaattttattaaaaggtaaaaatatatttttatcttagggttaactaatttatACTTAGGTTGAAAGTTAAAAGGTGGGGTTTGGAGATacggtttcaaattttaaaaaataaaaaattaaaattaaaattttcaaaataaaaatggattattttagttattttttttttgacggttattttgtgaccaaaaaacttaaaaaatattattcgaGAGGATTGCCTTGTAACAAATAGTTTTATTTGGTTAGGTTAAGGTAGCGGATATGTATATTCCATTGGTAAAACAaagttaaaaatgataaaacgTATCACGTCCTATATAATTAAAAGGACCTGTGAAATAAAGAATTAACACGATCGAACTCAAATGTATATCagtatatatacatagaaatagCATAACAACAtaacaaatgaaaaattatatctaaagaAAATAGTCTAAAATAATTCAACATAAATTTCACATATACAAGGCTGAAACAATATATGAcaccaagaagaaaaaaaaaggtaataGAACTCGTAAACGAGTTATGCATACACGAGCTATTGTGCTACAGCCGAGAATACATATAGCGGGTGTACATggtaaaagttttattttattttgacaagTAGTAAAAGTTTATTTGAAAACTTCTGTTTGTCGATCATGTGTGTTTTAGGTTGTACATGGACTTCGtaacaataaaattttctgTTATAAAGGtgaattgatttatttatttataaaggtGTATTTTAGACTAAGAGAACGGTATCTGAATGAATAAAATACTGTTTATATACAacatctataatatatatacatgcatatattGCCATATTGGCTAATGCATTTGTTATGGAAGTGTTAGGCGTGGGAGCCGTGAAGATGTCATTTCAACGCAATCATCAAATTGAAGAAAATGGACATGtcgtatatattaattttgggGTCAAATGACTCGGATGCAACAAAAAAAGCGTTGCAACAACCACAGTGAATAAACCAATGAAACTTTATCACCACATATAATACAGTTTAAGACCGACAAATGAATAGATTATAGTCGCTTAGTACCTCATTATGATAGAGATGTATATGCTTTAAATTAGTAAAATGTCTTGATTAAATGTGGATGTGGAAGAAAATCAGTATATCTGTATATTAATGAATGTGGTGGAAATATAAAATGATATCATGTGGGGGTTTGTTAAACAATAAGCACTTGTCAATAAAAGTTGTGGCTGTGAGAGGCTCTCGAATCTAAAAGCTAAGACCATGGGTAATCATTAATTGGAATCTTTAGTACAAGGGCATTTCggattaattttagatattttagatttttttgaaaaagaaaaaaatgaccatTAACAGACCGCCACGTAGTCAATGAGATCCGTAAACAGTGTAAGGATCAATCCTTATCAAAGGATTTTAAGGATTCTTTTTTGGACGTACTCTAAAAAAGTGCACTCCACACCCTCGATTTCCTTAAGAGCTACCATCGTGCATGGTCAGTGCCTTTGATCCGTAACAACTCTTAtctttaataaaagaaaataaattattttattacacCGTAGTCAGACGATACGTTCCTATCATTCAAATTATGTAATAACAtgccaaaaataaaatagaatacgACATCGTTACGAATTTACGATATACAGTACAAGTATAAACACAAAGTTGTATAAGTTGCAAGATGTTtgcatcatatatataatatatacacaaatCAAATGGAATATATACATACAGTATACGTATGCAATCAAGACATGAGACTGGATTAGTTTGTTATTAGGTGCGTATATACAATCACATGTTATATGGAGTTTTAATTGACCTTTTCCTTTGCTTTCCCTTGCGATTTAATAATCAAATTTGTTAGTCTATGGTCTAAGCCTAAATATATATGCGCCCTAGTGCATATGTTAGATTTTATGCATGTCCACTTGGCTAGATTTCTTAGGTAATCCATAGGGATTGCTTACgagttttaaatataaagttaagtttgaaaaattattacacaaaaaatatggaaagagataatataaattatcttgCGCTACATGGAATTATGATAAATGTATGGTCACAATGGAGCAGATTAGCAATCAAAATCGAATTACTATTTGGGAGAGGATGAAATAAAAttgatatacatattatttACTATGTTATGAAAGATTAGCCGCAAacgttgaaaaatataaaagatgtggggcccgctgcactatttgcacagtgaatttctcttctatataaacgatcgtttcgATCGATTGTAAACACACCATCCTTCTCTTTCAATAACACATCATCTCTTCTTATCAGTATTATCTTCTTCGTACGGatataaaattttgctttatttaaattcctgcgatataataaaattccagttcttttcataacacgttatcagcacgatcactctgcgattcggtaacatttatttgtatcatttataccctgttataatggtcggtataccgcctctactattatttatattatgttataatggccggaataccgcctatattatttactaataatttaatttattaatggtcggccgagccgtcttatattctgtttattatttattggtcggccgagccgccttatatcctgtttattatttattggtcggccgagccgccttatattctgtttgttattaattggtcggccgagccgccgtataatttatttattactctgcattgatcggctgagccgtcgcatgatttgttgtcataacataaatattttattgtcataattttttacttttatgaaattttatagatttgattgaccatttaatacgatatttacggactaatttttggtgcactcgatttaaccccaacggtcacaaagaaattttttcaaaaatttcccttTTCTCCAACGGTTATGAACAGTATTTTtcacctataaatacaactcattttcactccatttcatcatccaaaacatttcatcttctctcaaaaatttcaaatcgctctcctccgatttttcatttcaagaaagatgattcgcgcacttttgtttttatgtgccatttttatttgtgtttctatttatggtttattcgttggagaatttactccgactgaatttaagatgaatatcggtttaattttctttacatcgcttctccttgtaattgcttgtatgattaatgtaaacggtttttaattatgaagttctaataaattattattttgtgttttagaattacaaatggcaaacatcgagaaactccagttcccggcccTGAAAATAACTGGCGAAAATTACGTCGGGTGGGTCACAAACGTGAAACCATATCTGGTGAtgaaaaagataaccgaaacaATTGTAATCTGTAACAAATCACCACCCGAacatatagccgaagcgataatcttcctgaagaagcatttagatgaaaGTCTAACGCACGACTATGCAAACGTCGAGGACCCAGCTGAACTGTGGCAAACTTTAAAAGAAAGATTCGATAACCAGAGACAAATCAACCTTCCTCACGCtctagaagagtggaaaaatctgaggttccaagaTTTTCAAAAGGTTGAGGATTACAATTCCGCTATCCTGCGGATAGTTGCACTCCTGAAGTATTGTGGTAATCCTGTCTCTGAGGcagaaatgatgaataaaacatacatcactttccacaaacagcttcacttcttacccgaaatttacagaaaatgcgggtacacgagattttctgaattgatggttgcGCTCATGTTAGCTGAAAAGAACAATGAACTCTTAatcaaaaaccacaattcccggcctacgggagccaaagcattccctgaagtgaatgctacggcgatAGAAAATTCGGAAAGAAGAAACCATACCAATCGAGGTCATGGCCgccgtttcaacaacaaacgtggaaaaacTTACAATCCCAAATGGAGGGGATCTAATAAGTGGGTTAGACCCGGGCAAGTTTCCAGGGTAAAGAAACTCAAGAGGATACCACCCAGAAGCGTGAGACAGTGTGTTACAGATGTGgttgtaaaggacattggtcccgtacctgtcgtactccttcacatctctgtaagttatatcaagagtccacgaaaggaaaggctaaagaggtgaacctcacggaaaatgttgaagggacctcataccttgaatcctccgacttcgctaatgagctggactagattactcctgaagagaatcgaaatgcctatgataagagtattgaatagttttcagtattaccatgtataattattatatttcatgttttaaacaaataatgatgtttttaacgtcatcttattgtataattattgtgtctttttttttatgaatgaattttatgtttcttttatatttatgacaatttcagaaatggatcataatgctaatggagcaaaatccaagaaacggattcgtgaaatatgcataccagatagtggaacaacgcacactattctgagacaaaagagatatttctctaatataaaaccgacaagaattgtcgtcaatacaatatcaggtcctgcagacgtgattgaaggaactggtaaagcaaactttactttaccgaatggaacaaaattttccataaataatgctctatattctccaagttctaaaaggaatttgttgagttttaaagacatatatcttcacggatatgatactcagtctgcaactgaggatggaaagaaatacatgtatgtaacttctgagaaatgtggcagaaaacacatattagaaaagtttccagaacttccttcgggactacatcatacttatatcgatgagatcgaatcaaatcttttagtaaaacagaacccagaagagttcacattatggcatgatcgccttggccatccaggcactacaatgatgcgtaaaatcatagaaagttcacatggtcatccactgaaaatccaggagatttctcaagggaataaaatgacatgtgttgcatgttctctaggaaaattgatcgtaaggccatcgccaaccaaaatcgataaagaatcaccaaagttccttgaaagaattcaaggcgatatatgtggacctatacacccaccttgtggaccattccactattttatggtattaattgacgcatccagtagatggtcacacgtttgtctattatcatctcgaaatgtggcatttgcgagatttctaactcagataatcaaactgcgaacacagtttcctgattatactattaaaagagttagactagacaacgctggtgaattcacatcccaagcattcaatgactattgtatggtaatgggaattgaagttgaacattcggttgctcatgttcatacgcaaaatggtttggctgaatctttaattaagcgtctgcaattgattgcaagaccattgatcatgagatcaaaacttccaacctctgtatggggacatgccattttgcatgcagaagcactcattcggatcagaccgagtgcataccataagtattccccactacagttagcgtttggtcgagaaccaaacatttcccactttagaatctttggttgtgcggtatatgtgcctgtagcaccaccacaacgtacaaagatgggaccacaaagaagattgggaatatatgttggttttgattccccatcaattattagatacctagaaccacagactggtgacgtctttacagcacgttttgctgattgtcattttgacgaaaatgtattcccagttctagggggagaaaacaaaaatgttggaagtgatataaaatggagtgtaccatcattgttatatcttgatcctcccactaaagagtcagaactagaagttcgacgaattatgcatttacagagtatagctaaccagctacctgatgcatttgtagataccaagacggtaactaaatctcatataccagctgcaaatgctcctgctcgtatcaaaatgccaaatgaacaagaaaagaggatgacacacgagagccaaaaacacgcctgaagcgtggtagacctgttggttctaaggataagaatcctaggaaacagaagaaagctgaaatatatgatgcacccaaaatagcagaaaatattttggaggaaataaatgataaggattctgatgaatcagagcatcatgaatcagagcatcatgaatcgaaagataatcatgaaatttctattaattacatccataataaaaggatatggaatataaatgaacaaaatgaccttgatgatgctttctcatatattgtgtcaagtgaaataaatgaagaaatcgatgatccagaaccaaaatctgtctatgaatgtcaaaagagacatgattgggaacaatggaaaaatgcaatacaagctgaacttgattcgcttaataaacgaaaagtatttggatctattgtgctcacacctgcagatgtgagaccagttgggtacaaatgggttttcgttcgaaagcgaaatgagaaaaatgagattacgagatacaaagctcgtctagtggctcaaggtttttctcaaagacctggaatcgattatgaagaaacgtattctccagttatggatgccatcacatttagattcctgatgagtctagcagctgataaaaatctagagatgcgtctcatggatgttgttacagcttatctatatggatcattagatattgatatctacatgaaagttcctgatggatttaaaatgccagaagcattaagttccaaacctaaagagttatgtgcaataaaattgcaaagatcattatatgggttaaagcaatctggacgtatgtggtataatcgtctcagtgatcatttaacaaaagaaggatatgtgaatgatcctatatgcccatgtgttttcatcaagaaaacaatatccggatttgtaataatcgcggtatatgttgatgatcttaacattatcggaactcaaaaggaaatacaaaaggcatcagactatctcaaaggagaatttgagatgaaagatctaggacagacacagtattgtcttggcctacaaatagaacattcacaaaatggtatatttgtgcatcaatccacatacactaaaagagtgttgaaacgatttaacatggataaatcaactcctcttagcaccccgatggtcgttaggtcacttaatattgaaagtgatccatttcgaccacctgaggagaaagaagagatacttggtccggaagtaccatatctaagtgcaattggagcactgatgtaccttgcaaattttacacggcctgatatatcattttctgtgaatcttttggcaagattcagctcatctccaactcgaagacattggaatgggattaaacatgtttttcgttacctccaagggaccattgatttaggtttgttttatcctaaaagttcaaaaggtcaaatggttggttttgcagatgc
This region of Brassica napus cultivar Da-Ae chromosome C5, Da-Ae, whole genome shotgun sequence genomic DNA includes:
- the LOC106399753 gene encoding probable protein phosphatase 2C 41 isoform X1, whose translation is MVLLPAFLDGLARSVSMKKGKYLSEDEDGGKEIAKSMMKYSKKNSTFLGSSGFVSSETSKRFTSICTNRGEKGINQDRAIVWEGFGSQEDITFCGMFDGHGPWGHKITKRVKKLFPASLLCQWQQTLASLSSSPECFSPFDLWKQPCMKTFSIIDLDLKIHPSIDSYCSGCTALTAILQGDHLVVANAGDSRAVIATTSDDGVGLVPVQLSVDFKPNIPEEAERIKQSDGRLFCLDDEPGVYRVGMPNGRSLGLAVSRAFGDYCLKDFGLVSEPEVTYRKITSKDQFLILATDGMWDVMTNDEAVEIARGVKDRRKSAERLVKKAMMLWRKKRRSIAMDDISALCLFFHPC
- the LOC106399753 gene encoding probable protein phosphatase 2C 41 isoform X2 yields the protein MFDGHGPWGHKITKRVKKLFPASLLCQWQQTLASLSSSPECFSPFDLWKQPCMKTFSIIDLDLKIHPSIDSYCSGCTALTAILQGDHLVVANAGDSRAVIATTSDDGVGLVPVQLSVDFKPNIPEEAERIKQSDGRLFCLDDEPGVYRVGMPNGRSLGLAVSRAFGDYCLKDFGLVSEPEVTYRKITSKDQFLILATDGMWDVMTNDEAVEIARGVKDRRKSAERLVKKAMMLWRKKRRSIAMDDISALCLFFHPC
- the LOC125587315 gene encoding uncharacterized protein LOC125587315, coding for MANIEKLQFPALKITGENYVGWVTNVKPYLVMKKITETIVICNKSPPEHIAEAIIFLKKHLDESLTHDYANVEDPAELWQTLKERFDNQRQINLPHALEEWKNLRFQDFQKVEDYNSAILRIVALLKYCGNPVSEAEMMNKTYITFHKQLHFLPEIYRKCGYTRFSELMVALMLAEKNNELLIKNHNSRPTGAKAFPEVNATAIENSERRNHTNRGHGRRFNNKRGKTYNPKWRGSNKWVRPGQVSRVKKLKRIPPRSVRQCVTDVVVKDIGPLILVTSFYD